The nucleotide sequence TCGAGCTGAAAGAAAGTTCCACTCCGTTTTTTAACAAAGCTGGAGTGAAGCAGTGCAAATTTCACCCACTCAACCAAGTACCTCAATTGGCCGAGTTCGTTAAAATTGGCGCTCCCAGTGGCAAAGAGTTGGATTcattaaacaaaaagaaacatgtaacgCGTACAAGGCACTGTGAGGACAGCTGCTACGGAGGACTTATCGATTAGGAAGACCGACGCTAAAGGGCCCAgtagaggggaggaaggagaaggatttCATCATTGTTAGCCTGGCGTGCGAGCAGAAATCGCAGCTTCATTATTGAATATTTAATCTTTCTATTCCTGGCATCACAGGGCTCCAACGTCACCAAAAAAGATGGGCCGGCTGAAAACCCGGCAGAGTGACGCACATAACATCTTACCATATGGATTCTCAGCAATCAGAACGGAGAAGCGCCCCAAGCCAGCCCAGTGAAGGAAGGAGGGTCCGTCCCCCCGGCCGTCAGAACCCCGCACCCCTGGAGCACCGCTCGGTCTGTACGCGTGGGTCGGAGGCAGCCGAATCACCCGACCGGACGCCTCAGGGGCCGGCTCGAGCCGCCGGAGCTGCAGACTCGCGTTCCGAAGAGGCCACCCGCGCGGCCGCAAATGCCAGGCGCCAGGGGTCAAGCCACCGTCCGAGCAGCCCCCGCCTTAGAGGAGACTCAGCGGCTGCCTCCGCCAGGCGGCTAAGCCGCGGGTACCGGCCAGGGCCCCGACAGTCGGCCCCGACTCCTCTCTGGGGATCCAGACGCGTCCGGGGCCGTACCTGAAGGGGCAGCGCCACCTCCGCCCGACTGCGCCGGCTGTCACGGTGGCGGCGGTCACAGCTCCAAGCGCAGTGACGCCTCATAAAAACAACCTGCTCGCAGGCGTCCGCAGCCAGGAGGCGGCGGCCGGCGGGGTGCCGCAGCGCATGCCGGAACTCGTAGTCCGGCCCGCGCCTCAGGGCCGGCGGCGGCGGAGAGAAGAACTACGACTCCCGAAGAGGAGCGCAGCCCGCCGTGGGCAGGCTGCGGGAAGCCCGGCCTGGCGGCCTCGATCCCCACAACATCCGGGCTCCGGCGCTGGAGAGGTGCGGCGGCCGGTTGCTACGGAGACGGGCTGCTACAACCACTCGAAAGGATTCGCGGTTCACCCTGGAGGACTACTCCCTGGATTAGGCGGATTGGTTTATACATACTGATCCAGCCCGCGGGTCAGCTTCTTTTTGCTGCTTTAATTGGGTGTAGTAAAAAGGCCGCGTCTCCTGGGCGCTCGCTGGCGTTCTTGCCATCCGCTACAGAAAAGGCTgcgtttggggaaaaaataaagaagatatcGACAACGAGCGAGTACGACTGGGTGGGTTTGGGCAGAGGGCTGCATGTTTTTGACTGTTGGTACTCTTTGCTATAAGTTTGGGCCAACCCGCACTCCCAcctacccccccccccaaaaaaaacctcTTTCTAGGCAACCGCTAGGCTACACATATGTAAATATGCATTGTATTAAGCCAGAATTGCCTCCGAAGGTATAAAGATGATTGGGATGGTATGCAACTTGTACCCCATTGCAAACTGTCCCGTGATGGCTTTGAACAAGAAAAACGTGCCCtgttaattttagattttttttacatTGTGCCTTGTTCAAAAAAGgatatgagggaaaaaaaaagttatggtGCACTTACACTCACTTGGTGGAAACAGTAAAAGTTAAGGTTTAATTCTCTGTCCTCTAATTGtggcaaaaaaaaagacagacattaACAAGGACGATGGTGGGCCTGAGCAGAAACAAAAGGGTGCCTCAAAATTAGACTTTcaggttgtttttgcttttggtgttactATAGTTAAGATCAACTGTGACacaacaccaaaaaagaaaaaacgatTTTTAATTTGATAGTGACAGCTTCCGTAAtgggcatttttattatttcaatggcttatttatctttttaaaaatatgtgtgtttataaCGCAGAATTTTGAAAAGTCAAAGTAGCTTGGATTTCTCTAATTCTAGGAGAGcctgaaaattaaattagtaagaAAGCTAACACCATCTATTCGTAGATTTTTATGCCTTTCAAGGCACTTTCacagactaattttttttttttaattttatttatttatttattttttctccccaaagccccagtagatagttgtatgtcatagctgcacatccttctagttgctgcatgtgggacgtggcctcagcatggctggagaagcggtgcgtcggtgcgcgccggggatccgaacccggggccaccagcagcgcagcgggcgctaagccacggggccggcccttcacaGAGTAATTTTAAGACTTAATTCTAAAAGAATCATTTACAATTTTAATTAACCTTTTTATCCTTAAGTAAATAACAGTTGCTTAACCCATGTGTAACCTGgcggaaaatttaaaataatccttTTATTAGTCTTTGTATtaggctgttttgttttgttttgaattgtATCCAGTTTGAACTCCACATTTTAAGAATATCAGATTTGAAGAGGGTGAAACCCAAATAAGAAAGCGGCAGTGAGGGCCCATGACATAAAGTAAAAGCAATGGGTATTTTGTTTCTAAGTCTATAAACGTTTGTGAATTATCCTGGAGGTCTAAAAGATTTAGGTAGACACTAACTTTTCCAGATTGTGTGGTACAAATTATGCTAACAAAATTTACCAGCTAATTTGTCTTCTATTTTGACTAGATTTGGTTTTCTGTATTACATTTTGAGCCAAAGCTGATCAGAATTTTAGGGCCAGTTGTAGAGGGTGATTTGATGAGAGTTCTCTGTGAGTGAGATTGCCCTGCTCACTTGACTGGGTGTCCATATAGTAAATTAGGGTTGGTACTTTTCCCCACAAGTCACAGGGCAGCCACTTTCCACCTAAGAAGCCTTCCCTGTGCTGAGGAAACCTAGACGTTTTGAGAAAAGCTGACCCATTGGGATACCATAGGATTCTGGTGACTTACTATTATCCAATGTCTGTGCTCttgatatttaaaacaaattaataggcagtgtcaaaaagaataaatagcaAAATCTGATGAGTTCTACTTCCATCTTTGCCAGCTTCCTACAAGattatgagtattaaatgagtaTTAGTAAACTGTAGTATACTAATGTAAAGTGTTATTAACCTGTAAATTTCAGAACTGAATTCTGAGAGATCATACATATGCACTGAGGTAaacctgcaaaaaagaaaatggtaaaaattgattccatttatatagcaaTTTATTGTTTACatcagattttctttcattttatctccaCAACCACAGAAACtatggcagattttttttttttttttttacaaattttacAAATGATATACAAACAAAGATGAAATTATGTTAAAGGATTGGAACCTAGGTCATAGTTCCTGCCTTGCGCTACTCCTCCAACACTATTGGTAATCATTCAAATCTGAACAAGGCAAAAAGAAAGAGGACTAAATACTTCTCATTTGCAAATTTGAACTCAAATAGGTTcttaaggggccggcctagtagcgtagtggttaagttctcgcactccgcttcagcagccaggggttcacaggttcgaatcctgggcacgaacctacacactgctcatcaagtcatgctgtggcagcatcccatatacaacatagagaaggatgggcacagatgttagctcagggccaatcttcctcagcaaaaaaaaataggttCTTGACAGTGGGAAACTTAACTTTGCTGAGATGTTAAGTAGAATAACCCCAGAATTCAGAGTGAGGTGGATTATGCTAAAGAGGAACCTAACTAATCTGACCCAAATTTGAAACTCAAAAAGGCTTTGTCCTAACTTAAACCTGACACAACAACTCAGATAAAcattcttatctccattttagagttggagaaactgaggttataTGCTTGCTAGTTTTAAGgatttagaattctttttttttttttttaataatttgtgtgtgtgaggaagattgagctaacatctgttgccaatcttcctctttttgcttgaggtagaTTGTCCCGGAGCTAACATgtatgccagttttcctctactttgtatgcaggatgccaccacagcatagcttgatgagcaatgtgtaggtctgtgccagggatctgaacccatgaaccctgggccgccaaaacagagcacgctaacttaaccactacaccaccgggccaaccccGGATTTAGCATTCTTAAAGGGTCTCAGCCCCATGAATCACAAGAATCTGCTGTAGAGTCTTGAAAGAAGAAAACTTTAATGCATATAAACAATCTTCTATTTGATTCACCATGAAAAAGTCAGAGTTACAGTACCCTGCCAACCTCTATGATACAATTTATGATCTGGAAGGACTTAGATCTTAAGTATTCCAGAAGTTGCCAAATTTGGTGGGTTATTTTTTAACTACCAAAATTTTAGGCATACATGGACATCGCAGAGTGCATTTATTAAGGGCCTTATCACAAGttaatatacattttcttttatgcttttcAAATAACTGAAAatcagtttcctattgctacATTTGGAGAGCCCTGATATCCGAGTCCTCAGATTAGGAAACAAAACCATCTAATCCACctcctttgttttatatttatagaacaAGGCACTTGAATCCTTGTAAAATAATTTCATCAAAGTCACAGCTATTATCACTGCCAACATCAGAACCCAGaactgggactggcctggtggaatagtggttaagtttgcacactctgctttggcggcctggggttcacaggttcgaatcgcGGGTGCGGACCagcgcaccacttatcaagccatgctgtggcagtgtaaAAAGAGCCCAGAACTAATGACACCTATGTGCTTTTTATAACTCTTACAGTAGGAGGTATACAAATACAAACAAATTTCCCAATTAGTCTGCTTGACATGTTCTTATATAATGCATGCAGGTGTCATTATTACCTGGCCCTATGGCCCTCCTTCTCTCATATTTCCACAATGCTTAGCCTCCCAAAGCCACACTCCTGTCTCCCAAAGGCCTCTTTAGCTCCTGACCACAGCTTAGCCACTTCTTTCATAACAAGTGGGTAGCCTAGTACTCAGTCTCATCCAGGAATCAGCAGCATGAGCATCACCTGGgactttgttagaaatgcagaatcttggctTCACCCCAGACCTAAGTCAGAAATCTACACTTTAACTGGATTCCTGGGTATTTCATATGCACATAAAAGTATGAGAAATGCTGCACTAGAGAACAACAGTACTGTGGAGAAAGGACGTCTAGTTTCAGATAAGCTCTCAGTATTATTAGTAGGTAGTGAAGTACTAAAGATTTTGTTACTGCTTAGCAAGATCAAAGGAAAGAAGTGGGCCTTAAAGGTACTAGGGTCAGTTAATAGCTGGAGTTTCTAACAAGACTGATATTCATAAAATAATGGTCTTATTCCCAAGAACTGACCAATGAGATTCTTCTGAGGCAAAAGATTAAAGGCTCTCAGCTCAAGATATGAAGACAAGAGAACAAGAACTAAACACTTAAAGCCTTTGTAAATAACAATGTCAGTTTTTGAAGAAATGGATAGTTACTTGGagagcagcaggaaaaaaaaaaaaagaccagcgATTTCATCTCTAACACCTGTGTTTGCAATAGGGACATTTACAATAAGAAAGTCTTTTTCCTCTTgtggaaaaacagcagcaaaacAAGTATTCTTGGATTGGATTTTCAAAAAGCCACCAAGTGATCCAAAAGATTTCTCAAAACCATTTAAAGAAGCCCTCCAAAAGTTTTTTTACCTTATGATTGTCATTAAACTAAGGCAAAACATGAGAACATAGAATATACAGTATGATACTGAAGctaggtacctgagggttactgtaaatattcaatcagattaactttttttttttttggtgaggaagattgaccctgagctaacatctaatgccagtcctcctctttttgctgaggaagattggccctgagctaacatccgtgcccatcttcctctactttatatgggatgccaccacagcatggcttgacaagcagtgcatcagtgcatgcccaggatccgaacctacaaaccccaggctgccaaaacagagcacgcgcacttaaccaccgcgccactgggccagccccaagattaacttttgaccttgttcccaacacagacatagatgaaaagaagttaatcttgttaatttgctgttttcttgtttaacttgagaGAGGACTCAAGGATCACAAGGATTTACGAGCTTATTTTacataagaaaaagaatgccttcaaggaagttaaaATCAGCAGATAACCAGCCTCAGCTGCTGCTGACGCCCAGAACTTAGATTGCACAAGGgtttatctggagtgaaagaaacatggattacccctttgtttctctgaaactcctcctgccaagcccttagcgctataaaaccccctgcttccttctcttgtgaacgcagatttgagagaacctatcctcctacCTTCTccttttggccaatttgaataaacctttctccatctccaagcaccgatgtgTCAGTGATTGGCGTACTGCACATCAGGCAGacaaatttgagattaagaggttcgtaTCAATACTACCTCATTTTATGTACTATACAATTATACTATGTAAGTTTGGAAACTTTATAAATTCTATGGAATAAGTGGAGTGAGTAGACGAGATCTGGTTCCCTTGTTTTACAGACAGACAACTGGGGCACAGAGAATCTGACTTACCCAAGTTCACATTCTCAGCAAGTCTAGGACCAGAACCTGGATCTCCTAACTCCAAGCTCTTTTCACTATACttgtatcatatttttaaagcCCTTATTCACAGAaaaatacttctttaaaaaattttcaaaaagtttattaaaagcaTTGTTCAAGTAGAACATTAATTGTTGACCAAAGAGTTGATTGAATATGGTTTAACagtacttttaaataaaaaactagaCTTTAGGAAtgtttttatggggaaaacatttTAGCTAAGGTTCATTTCAACTCATAgcacctttttatttttcaagattataACCAGCCACAAGTACATTTAAAATACGAGTAGATATAAGGAAATAGTTTATATGTATAAAggttcttatttatatttatatttatgattttCCCAACTAGAAACACAAAtgaaattgaggtttttttttttttttttttttttttttgtgaggaagatcagccctgagctaacatccatgctaatcctcctctttttgctgaggaagaccggctctgagctaacatttattgccaatcctcctcctttttttttccccaaagccccagtagatagttgtatgtcatagttgcacagccttctagttgctgtatgtgggacgcagcctcagcatggccggagaagcggtgcgtcggtgcacgcccaagatccgaaccccgggccgccagtagcggagcgtgcgcatccaactgctaagccacggggccggcccctgaaattgagtttgacaagagattttcacatattgaagtatatggggtaactattcaggttcaaaactgacttggcttgaactaaagaagcctgacatTGGCCTATGAAACATACATTATAcatctgctttatttatttacttatttttttgtgagtaagatcagccctgagctaacatctatgccaatcctcatctttttcctgaggaagaccggcactgagctaacatctgtgcccattttcctccactttatgtgggatgccgccacagcatggcctgacaatcggtgcgtcagtgctcgcccaggatctgaacccgggccgccagcagcagagcgtgctcacttaactgctatgccacagggccggcccctgtacatctgctttaacattAAAGAAttcactctcttaagataagaatgcatacttcccctcctatgccctattggtaacacctGTATTAGTCCCTTTCCTTTTCATGACATCacggtcatgttgacctgctaaattgcaactgaatacctctttgaaactttgatgaatatgtatcttgggcatgtttaatgtatgttctttgtgcTAAAAAGATTTAAGAtggtactgaaaaccatgcttctcctgaatgctttcttcctttatgGAAAAgtccttcctgggttataatcctcagtttgactcaagtaaaactcaccttatctctcttgTCTATAGAATGGTTACTGGTTATTTTGCATGGACCAGCTTATAAGGAATTAATCATTGCAAGTCTTTCAGAAAAAATTAGGTGATATAATACAATCTCCAGGTGAAGTTATTACACAAAAATTCTATTCATAGTAACAGAACTTTAGGGACCCCCATCAGGTTGTAATTATTCTGAGATAATTAAACCAAAACTGGGTTAATATTTATCTTCACCAATGTAAGGTTGAGGGAAAACACAACTATTTAAGAAACTATTTTCAAGTACTTTATTAGTATTTTTGGCATaaacaatataattaaaattaacgTCCATCTCATCAGTAGACCTTTCAGTTCTTCTGTAAGTAATGCTGTACATTAAATTTTTTctgcaattaatttttttttttgaggaagattggccctgagctaacatctgttgccaatcttcctccttttttccttttttctccccaaacccccatgTCATAgtcgtacatccttctagttgctctatgtgagatgccaactcagcatggcttgatgagctgtgcataggactgcgcccaggatccaaaccagcgaactccgggctgccaaagcagagcacacaaaccattatgccagtgggccagccctAATTTACTTAGGATAGATTTCAAAACTAAAATTTGAGGATTCAAAATCAtgaacattttttagtttttaatgcattttgttaattttctaaaATGGGGTTATATTAATTTACCTGGTAATTATCAATGCAAAGTGCTGTTTCACTGCCAAAATTGGctatcaaacttaaaaaaaaaaaacactccctGTGGtttgcatttacattttttaaaatactgtatgtTTCCTACCTAGATATATTTTATCTTTGAGAATAGTATGTTCATAATCTTTGCTTTATCAGAGTTGCagtattttgcttgttttttatgtAGGAATAAAAAAGACTTTATTAGGTAAATATATTAATCCTTTGTCATTCTTTCTAGGTAGTTCCGAGTCTGTGGTTTACCTTTTAATTTTGGCTAACTGTATTTTCATGTATAGATTAGACAGTTAAATGCATCAAtcctttcctttatcatttcttttgtcacttttaaatttataatgtCTTCCTTTCTCGAGGGTCAAAAGACTTTCCTCCTAGTTTCTAGTTtttctaaaatgttattttatcagTATTTatcatctgaaatttattttcataatatttgaaGGTGATgacctacattttttaaaataactagccAATTTCCCCAAATTACTGAGCTGGTTTCctatgtttttatcttctatataATAAAGTGTAAGCTCTAGGAACTTTATATTGTTCATGACTAAATTCTCAGTAtctaacaatgcctggcacacagtaggtactcagtatttgttgaatgagtggaaTGATTGATAAATAAGGTCTACATAGTCTGATCCATTTGAATTCTTTCATCTTCATTATTGAAGCTTGATGTTCTTTATAGACTTGACTTTACTAAGGACAAAGCACGTTATATGCATGTGCTAGAAAGCCAAATGCACTTTtgtattcattctttttaatatcttgctccctctctccccaagtagctaaattatttatattttaaatatttattaaatttattatatgtatatatatatatataaatttaatttacatGTTAAAATGTAGTAGATGGCACCACCATCTACCCATATGTTTGTCCAGAAACACGGGGTCTTCCTTGATCTGTCCCTTTTTCTCACCACTCACATCCAATCAATCACCAGGTCCTGTGAATTCTACttccaaaatatgtttcaaatttgtttacttgtttctcTGTACCATCAGCCTACtaaacatcatcatcatctgtcACATGGACTACTGTAGCTCCTCTCCACATCCATTCAAGGCCCTGACAGCGGCCAAAGTAATCTTACTAAAAATTATGTTACATCACGACATGCTTCTCCTTAACACCCTTGAATAGCTTTCCATTGCTTTTACTATAAAGATCCAAATTTTTCACATAGTCAACAAGACCCTGCAGGATCTGGCCCCTGCCCCTCTATTCTCATCTCAAGCTATTTTCGCTCTAAGTTGACTTTGGCCACACTGACTTTTTCTTTGTTCCCA is from Diceros bicornis minor isolate mBicDic1 chromosome 5, mDicBic1.mat.cur, whole genome shotgun sequence and encodes:
- the PIERCE2 gene encoding piercer of microtubule wall 2 protein encodes the protein MDSQQSERRSAPSQPSEGRRVRPPGRQNPAPLEHRSVCTRGSEAAESPDRTPQGPARAAGAADSRSEEATRAAANARRQGSSHRPSSPRLRGDSAAASARRLSRGYRPGPRQRPQPGGGGRRGAAAHAGTRSPARASGPAAAERRTTTPEEERSPPWAGCGKPGLAASIPTTSGLRRWRGAAAGCYGDGLLQPLERIRGSPWRTTPWIRRIGLYILIQPAGQLLFAALIGCSKKAASPGRSLAFLPSATEKAAFGEKIKKISTTSEYDWDKKSNSASNSDTEMKPEQLPPCVNPGNPVFSCMLDPKTLHTATSLSKPKMIMYKTNSSNYGEFLPMAQFFPCNYTPKEQVFSSHIRATGLYQNNTLNTAPDRTRTLDFPNFQHTL